The Ahaetulla prasina isolate Xishuangbanna chromosome 5, ASM2864084v1, whole genome shotgun sequence genomic sequence ACTTGCAGCATTATGAATTGTGATATAGCTCAATTAAtatatgtaaaagaaaaatagatgggGAAATGTTTGTGAAAGGCTTTTTTTGTTaggaaaagtatatataaaatcTGCATATTAGGAGAATGCATGCAAGTAGATACAAACTGGGGGGGACAATGTTTTTAAACAATTACAAAAAATGCTTTAACTATGTAAGGAACTGAATAGTAAACCTGTTCCAACCTCTTAGGAGTAAAATGGATTGAAGGGGGGATAAAAGTTgcataaacaaactaaaataaactcATGCATCACTAGTCTTTTCTTTCTTAAACTGTTCTTTGCCATGACAACTGTTTTGGCCCCCTAACTCAGAGGAAAATCATTCAAATTGTCAACAATACCACCAatattcaaatcaaatcaatagaaGATTATTCCGGTTTGAGTCTGCCAAGAAGTATTTGGTTAAGGATCACTTTGGATGAAGATTGAATAGTTTCTGGGCTACCAATCAGGTCTGGGCCAAGTCCTTCCAGCTACAGGAAAAAATACAAGTCTTTACATACTTTCAGGCTCTCCATCAGTAGATTTACCTCCATTGGGCAGTGACAGCACTAATGGACTCTCTATAACTGCATGTACAGGACATCCATTGTGGCTTCGTGATGTTTCTCTCATGTTATAAGGTGGAGGAGGTGTATCAgctaggaaaaagaaaacaatgctgGGCTTGGTATTTCATGACCTGCCTATATAAATACAAAGATGAGGCTTCAAAGACTGAAGCATAAATATTTACCATACACACTGTATTGCATTAGATCAGATGCTtacaaataatttcattttatccACACATAAACTACAAAGAGTCCAGATTCTCTGTTACAACTTCCAAGAATACTGGACCTCCATATTAGTGTTTTTCTTGACTATCTGAATAAACCTTCTTGTGATAATTACGGTAAATTGAATTTATCACAACATTTTGTAACAAGTGCTCAGAATTGCATACATAATATTTTttcctaacacacacacacatgcatacatacacacaaacacaaaatcctgTAAAATAAATTGGGCTGAGTAAGTGACTCAAAGTCAATCAGGGAGTTTCTGTGGCTAAAATAACTAGGCTTCCTTGCTCCTAGTTTAAGACCTTAAATACTACTCTATATTGGGTATCTTTAGTAATTTTTACTAGAATTATTTCTTATTATTGAcggtttttatatcttttttctgttgttgcTTTTATAATGTTAATATGTTGCAACCTCTACagaaggggtcaccaaccttttggacctcaggaactactaaattcataattttaaatcccgcggaccactaatatgatctgcctaatgaccggctgggtgggtgtggctaggtgatcatatgactgagtgggcatgaccaactcaatgtcacttacatcaaggggcacctcgccagcctctacttgcccctcccttcccagccactcctcgtctccctgcccgggctccttaggcccccaacaggaagcagttgttgaaaCTAAGCAGCCACATGAGAAAAAGTTGGCCAAACAGCTCAGtttaaattggatctggccgagaaggcagttcaacagaagcacctcactgaggtctacaagcataggctttccaagcagaaggaagacctgtgggaggcaAGggcaggtactggtgcctggaagctcagtgggctgagatggtcagccagttccaggccatgatgcagtcccactagaacaaggccctccggttctttgccaccagtggcacttccctccagccttcacccaaagccccacaccaggagacagaagcagatcccaagtcagaatttctgactccctctgacccacacaaaaagaccccaaagggggagactctctgcagcaacacaaacattcattgcacatatgtgccccaggggccgtagtttgaggacccctgatttagtggaaTATAAAAaaacgcaaataatttttctgaggaccaccaaaaatttatcgtggaccaccagttggtgatcgctGCTCTATAAGTCTTTAGAGCTGGCTGAATTATAAAAACTgataaacaaataagcaaattCAACTCAAATTCTCAGAGTAATACAGCTGTTATTACCAAAATTGCTTGAACTTGTAAAAACCAAGTACCActgaaagctgattttttttttttttgcaaaactagCGTGGCCTGGTGGCCTAGTAGTGAGGACATTTGCCTTCCAGCCAGGTTGAGAATTTAATCCTAGTATTGGCTGTTTTGTTTCTCTctcagggtgcaaagagaaaattatCTCCTGCTAACTCCATGTCGGCATCAGGAAAGGCATCAAACCAGTAACCACTCATCTCCATTCAGTCACCTaaactctaccctgaattaagggataacagggttgtaaaaagaaaaaaaaatgattcaaaACTCTGGTTCCTAAAAAGAAGTTACTGTAGACTCAGCATCACTCAACTAGTGTTCAGGAATAGTATTTTGCATACCTATGAGCTCATAAGGGCTCCCTGGTGCAGAAGAATTTCCTGGGGAGTCTGGGTAGCTCATACTGCTTGGTGACTGAGGGTACATATTGGGGGATGCTGGGAAAGGGGTACAGGGAGGCTGCTGGAAAGAATCAGGGTAAGTTGCATTGTGAGGCATCAGTGGCTCACTGTGGAGAGACGTGTTCCGGAATTTCGCAAGGAGGCTAAGATGTGGGTTGAATTCACTATGTCTTGGAACCAACACTGGAGGTAGCACTACAACAAAAGAACGAAACAgatgttttgaaaataaaaattcatCCAAGTCTTAGGCAGAAGTATCTCATTACCCATCTGTAGAATTTTTAAATAGATTGTAATTTACAGAGACTAGAATATGGTGCTTTAGCTCTAAACTATAGCTTTGCTAAAGTTACAAACCAAGATCTGGCACATTTGTAACATTATACAATATAATCTATTTTAGGTTGCTTTCTGAGCTGCTTGATCACAAGCATGTAAACAGAAATAGCAATTATTTGGAACCTCAAGTCTAGAGATTTGTGGCACAGCTTTAAGGCTAAAAACTGCAGCAAGTACAAAATTTCATTGCTAAGTTAATTAAAAGATAACCTACCAATATAATGAAGATACTTCATGGTGCCACACCACTATGGAGCAAAACTCAAGGTATTTTGGGGTAGCTAGCAATCTGTCACCATCCAGAGGGTCAAATGTTCCCCTCCCTCCTGCTCTAGGATTGCAGCAAAACTATACAATaggttccttcctttccctctgtaTTTTATAAGAAACACATTTGACCAGAAGTGATATTATATGTTTAAGATGTTCTGCACAAGGTAAAAACTTAAAGGACTCTCGAGGGACTTATCACCTGAAACCAAGAATGACTTGAAGTCACACAAAATCTAAGTACCAAACAGTGCTCAGCTACTACTCTTATCTAACACAGAGATCTTTCTTAGTGGTTTCCAATGAAAATGAATGCAACAATGATACATTTCctgtataaataaaatttagtgtAGTCCTAAGTAAGAAGCTAAAAGAACTTTACAACTTCAGCACCTTGGACAAGAACAAGACATATGGAAAGTTACAAGCCAGGTacccataattaaaatatttttttaaaaaagcaattgaaAAGCATCTGTTTTAATATTTCACCTATAGTCGATAGTGGTATTATAATAGCTTTTAAAAAGcacaaagttttgttttgttttataactGGTACAGAAGTTATCAACACCAGACCAATTTACATTAGTAAACAATCAGATTTAATATGATGGTAGAATTTACTAGGCTAAACTGCATTTGTTGAACAAATTCTTATGTTTGTATCATTAAAAATCATCtgcaattttaaaatactttttaaaactacctgattaaatgtaaataatccagggccggtttagctcacactggtaaagcctgttattaagaacacaatagcctgcaattactgcaggttcgagcccggcccaaggttgactcagccttccatcctttataaggtaggtaaaatgaggacccagattgttgggggggcaataagttgactttgtaaaaatatacaaatagaatgagactattgccttatacactgtaagccgccctgagtcttcggagaagggcgggatataaatgtaaacaaaaaaaaaaaaaaaatctaagagccactaattttattattaatatatgcaCTTATTACTATTATTGCTACACTATTTTCAGCCATTCCATCCAATAGATTAATAAATGTAGCATCAGAATTCTCCTTAAGTTTTCAGGATCTTGTTCTTCCAATGTTATCCTAGCTAAATGTTTGCATCTCTTTGACCTTCTTTGATCTACTTTTTCCAATCACAGCTTGCATACAGCTTCCCTTTTTTTGCAGATAGTGTAATTATGAAATATGCGATCAATACAGTGCTATCCTTCATTAAACATTTAGACTTACCTGGGGTTTCCACTCTTCGATAATGGTAAGGATTAATGCAGACGTCTTTCTGCTTCGAGCCAAATGGGAATTCACAGCATTCCAGAGGTTTTAACTCATGATGAGACTGTAGATCAGGCCAGCGCCACACTCTGCAGTAAATAACATGTGGCAAACCTTTGCGATGAGATACTTGCAGCCTTCCATCCAAAGAGCGTGGGATTGTCACACACTTACTGGGCTGCCCAGGACAGCTAAGTGCCCTCTCCAGTTCCTCCAtggcacctttttttttcttcagcttctttaccAAGGAGTCAACAGCTTTTTCTGCCCACTTTTCCTCTTCATCTCCTTGCTTCCAGCCCAATAGCCTCTTTACAGCTGGGCTGGTGAAGGAGAACAGAGAACTTATAGGGGTGCTGGAGTGCATAAGAATCCGAGAATACTGGTATAATTTCAATTAttcaacttctttttctttaatgaaGAATCTCACTACTTGAAGAGATACTCCTTCAAAATCAGCCTTTTCTCCACATACTCTGGGGTTTGCTGGATATATTTAATCCCAGTATCTTCAAGTAGAGAACAATTCTACAACAGAAGGGAAATATTGTCATATTTCTGTTTGCCTTTTTTTGCATTTTCACTTCAGTTTCTAAGCAATATCACatattggtcgcgttggtggatgatctctggagggccagggataggggctgttcctctgccctggtcctattagacctctcagcggctttcgataccattgaccatggtatcctgctgcgccggctggagggattgggagtgggaggcaccgtttatcggtggttctcctcctatctctccgaccggtcgcagtcggtgttgacgggggcagaggtcggccccgaggcgcctcacttgtggggtgccgcaggggtcgatcctctcgccccttctgtttaacatctacatgaagccgctgggtgagatcatcagtggtttcggcgtgaggtaccagctgtatgcggatgacacccagctgtacctttccacgccggaccaccccaacgaagctatcgaagtgctgtcccggtgtctggaggccatacgggtctggatggggagaaacaggctcaaactcaatccctccaagacagagtggctgtggatgccggcatcccggtacagtcagctaaatccgcggctgaccatcggtggcgagtcattggccccgatggagggggtgcgcaacttaggcgtcctcctggacgaacggctgtctttggaagatcatctgacggccgtctccaggagagcgttctaccaggttcgcctggtgcgccagttgcgcccctttctggaccgggatgccctgtgcacagtcactcacgcactcgtgacgtctcgcctggattactgcaatgctctctacatggggctccccttgaagggcatccggaggctgcagttagtccagaatgcggctgcgcgggtgatagagggtgcccctcgtggctcccgcataacacccatcctgtgcagactgcactggctacctgtggccttccgggtgcgcttcaaggttttggtgaccacctttaaagcgctccatggcatagggccgggttatctacaggaccgcctacttctaccgaatacctctcaccgacccgtgcgctctcatagagagggactcctcagggtgccgtcagcgaggcaatgtcgtctggcgacgcccaggggaagggccttctctgtgggggctcccaccctctggaatgaactgcccccaggactttgtcagcttccggaccttcggaccttccgccgcgagcttaaaacatacttatttaattgcgcaggactgagctagattttaatttacgggttttaacttgggttttattttttatatttttaattattaggctttgaataagttttttaattgtttttagattgtatttatttgcttttaaatgcctgtaaaccgccctgagtcctttgggagatagggcggtatataaatataaacaataaataaataaataaataatattgtcgAAAACCAAGAGTATTATCATAGTTGCTATATAAGATTGCATATGTGTCCATTAGATAAATTACAATAAATTATAAATGTGCATCTtattacaaaatgtttttttttaaaaaaagttaggaAATATTTATCAATAAAGTTGAACAATTCATTTTTCTTGAGGTATTTCTTACCTGGGAAATACTAAATAAAGAAAACTTAGCAGAACTTTCTGTAAATTCTATTTTCAAATTTTTGCAGCAGGCATCATTTTTCGCTTCTTGGATAGGCTATTAGAATCCACTGGAGTGGATGTCTACATTAAGTCGAATGATGacatttccaaaaagaaaaaaatcaaaacacaaagaaaaaagcAGGAAGAAAGAAATAACTGAGATCATCCACAGTTCACCAAAATAAAAGCCCACATGAATCCCAGAGTGATATTATGGGGTAGGTCCTGCAAGGCTGGTGCAAattattctttcttcctttccccagAAAAAGATACCCAAAGTTGCTACTGCTTTCTTTACATAGCatgtataccagtggtgaaatccaaatttttttactaccggttctgtgggcgtggcttggtggatgtggtgtggcttggtgggcgtagcaggggaaggatactgcaaaatctccattcccaccccactccaggggaaggatactttgaaatccccattccctccccgctcctgggggaagaatattgcaaaatctccattcccgccccactctggggccagccagaggtggtatttgccggttctccaaatactcaaaatttccactgccggttctccgaactgctcaaaattcttcctactggttctccagaacgtgtcagaacctgctggatttcacccctgatgtatactTATTTCTGGATGCTCCTGGCAGCTCCCAGAACAGTATGTCCAATGGACCTGCAGATCTCTAAATCGTCTTAAtgctttgccttgccttgctcCCCTCAGTTGTCATCACTAAAGAAATCCCTCAGGATTTAATTTTTCCTGCTCTTCCTCTCTAAAAAAACCTTTTCTGCCTAGAACAATTGATGTGCTTCTGGCCCAAAGCAGCCTTGTTGTTCACATGCCTTGTTTGTAATTGCGCATGAACCATCCAGAGCCAGTAGTTCTATGCAGAGAACAGATCATGCATGAATTAATTTGCACATCCCTACCTTCCCGTCCCTCATCCCAAATTAAAGGGGATGAGGGAAAAATACAAAATGTATATATTTCCAGCTTTGGAAATATGTTCAACAGGAAGATTTGAAGAGGAAACAGACATAATCTACTGATATATAGAATCTGTAATGTATAACAATAACGGCACAAATGAGTTCTTGGATAAAAGACAATTAGCAGAAACAACAAAGGGAAAATTGATTGCAGAATGTGCCATGTATTGATAAAATACATccatggaaaaaaaaagacagaggttatttcttatatttcttttttaaaggaagcAACACAATGACTTAACATTTTACTCCAAGCTTCCTGATAAAACAAAGTAACTCCTTAGGTAATAACCGTATGTTTCTGTTTGAGAGTACTGTCCTGCAGCTTCATTTTTCCACTTTccattttctacattttttaaagtctagattaaaaaaaactctcTCCAGATCCAGGTATGACATCTGTAAAATTtgtaatataggtagtctttggtttacaacaattcatttagtgaccgttcaaagttacaacagtactgaaaaaagtgacttgtttttcacacttataactattGCAGCATAATTCAGATTATGttgcaattcagatgcttggcaactgactcatatttatgacagctgtattgacctggggtcatgtgatcactttttgcaattttctgacaagcaaaatcagtgggaaagccaggttcacttaacaactatattactaacttaacaactgcagttaacaactggggcaagaaaagtcataaaatggggcaaaactcagttaacaaatgtcttacttagcaacagaaatgttggactcaattatggtcataaattgaggactgcctgtattgttgCAACAGGAGATACAGAAGACAAATGTAATATATAGGCATTAATGCAAACAACTAGGTGTATCAGAAATATAGTATATAGTGTTGGAATTCAAGATAATTgcatttcttaattttaaaaagaaaagaaatattttaaaaacttcaataatatttaaaatagatgaATATGAGTCTTCAGCTGTTTTTAGATTGCAAGTCCAATCATATTAGGAGCTatcctttcatttcttttattatacAAGCCTTAAATAACCcctttttattattgttctgTACATTATGCATTGTTTTGAttgtatcatcatcatctcctttaGTAGTGGCTTGGTGGATTTTATGTTTCCCCTTTCTAATCTAAACCATAATCACAATTAAAAACCTCAGAAATGTCAAAATCAATTTCCTGGAGAAGATTCTCTTATACTAAACGTTAACAGTGAAAAAGTCAGCTCTATGCATTGCCGATTTTGATCTGACATTCCCAGATACAAATCTATATTTGGTTCTGAAATATACTGAAGGGGATAAATAgagttcctttctttttcagctttACAGCAGAGTTCTCTACAACCTAGAGcactgatggctaacttttttgtcaTCGCGTGCCAGGATGGAGTAGGTGGGGGTAAGGTTCACGCATGTGCGTGCCCAcaaccataattctatgtgcccgcCCTGCACATACGCGCGCAACCACcctccccccccgctcctggcacataggcccgtttttctttctcacctggctccaggtcctctctatgcatctggggagggcgaaaacatccTTCCCCATCCCCTCGGAGGCCCTCCATAGGCCTGAAATGGCCCGTTtctcaacttccggttggacaagaagtgacattttttgctgtccccagcctccagagcctctctaggagtctagccatccctagatgcatagagaggatctggagccaggtgagaaagaaaaacgggccttccccaccccctgcaggccctctggaggcaggaaacagcctgtttccctacttctgatgggcccagaaggcccgaaaatcaactggctggtgtgtgcatgcccgctggagctgagctggcatgcccactgatatggctacacgtgccataattcgccatcatggacctagagcttggcaactggtactATCTGGAAATACTGAAGACTTTCAGTTCCAACACATCCAGGAACTAATAAGGTTAGAAAGAGATACCTTAAAAGCTTGTATAAATAAAATTGCTTCTTTGGAAGGAAGTTAGCATCCCatggtaataaataataaataaaaatgaaaacgtGTGATAGCATGGccagaaaaaaataagatttgggTAGTATTAATTTTTTAAGTAACATAATGCAATTTGGTAGTCTATCTTATATCCCTGTGAATTTGCTAttctattagaacacagcagcctgcaattactgcaggttcaagcccggcccgaggttgactcagccttccatcctttataaggtagataaaatgaggacccagattgttgggggggcaataagttgactttgtaaatatacaaatagaatgagactattgccttatacactgtaagccaccctgagtcttcggagaagggcgggatataaatgtaaattaaaaaaatatatattttgaaatgaCCAAACCTGCATTTCTTATTTAATGTAAAGAGTGAAATATCAATTAAATGTAATGCAGAATGCTttagagctgcaaatattctgaaGATCATTAAGAGAAGCCACTGGCATTAAAACGAGGTCTTAACTCTATTATAAAAGTGCTCCTTATCATTCAGGATGCAATGCGCAATTACAATGAGCAAACAAAGTATACCATCTACAAAACAGCACCAGTGGGAATTAAATTTTGGCAAACAGGAATGAAAAATTAGCGAACTATTGCTAATGAAGGATAAATAGTTTTGCTTCATCATGCCTTGGAATTCAAACACCACCATGATACAGAATATTATTACAcagataaaaagaaatttgatTCAGTAATGCGTAGAACACACAGTCAGTTATCTGTACCCTGAGATTGTGCACAGATGTATATGTCTGATGTATCATTTATATTAGACACGCAGTTGTTAGATATGGAGGCTAAATCTGCATTTGTAACCATGCTTAAGGAATGCTAGTATTCTGATCAGATACAGAGCTATTTTGATAAGCCATTTTGATAAGCATATAAAGCACTGTAGTACATGTAGTATACCAAAAAGTTGGTGCTATATACTGGTTCAGGCTTTATGAAGAAACATAGGTTGTAACCAGCAGTGTTAAATATGAAGTCACAATGTGGAGTGGTCTGATGATCAAATAAGGGGATAGATTTTCGTTTAACTGAATCACCTTACAAAACTATCAGGAAtgtcaaaaaataaaaagtagcaGCCACCATATTCTATATGACTAAGAtgattttctgcttgagcagggagttggattatcattagaaaacctccaaggtctcttccaactctgttatagaaaatatttgcataaatcagtcaatcagaaaaaaaacacaacctgaaTTCCTAAGGATATAAAGGATCTAGCctttatacctgtgatggcgaacatatggcatgcgtgctggaagtggcatgcagagccatctctctgggcatgacagccatcgcccgttgctcttctgggttctggcacacacatgttccccggccagctggtctttgcatgcacgggagcactggaaaccagaagaccagttccctggcgcgcatgcgcatgctAGGAAGCTAATCTGGTTTCCGGCGGGCACGCATGTGCTGGTCTTTGTGCTCACATGCATGCCACaagctggaagaccaggtgaccagtgcGCATGCGGACACCGGAAActtgaagctcagcttcccggtgcacgcatgtgtgccagggaactgctcttccagttttcggTGCTCCCGCGTGTGCACGCCAAGGAGCTGctattctggtttccagcactcctgCGTGTGCACACCAGGGATCTGctattccagtttctggtgcttcccttcacgtgcatgtgtgtgttctcctttcggcacttggtgccaaaaaggtttgccaacactgcttaGGAGTGAGTCTGGCCTTTGGAGGCCAAGTTTCAGGGGTCTTATACCATCACTTGCTACTCACTCAGAATTAAGCCCTCTGTTGTACTGGTTTTTGCTATACTCATCCAGACTCAGTCCCTTGCATGTGAAAACAAGAGCTGGGATAACCAttgtaaatcatgatcatatTGCAGACCAGTGAAGTAGAACTTCCAAGCCCATTCATCTAGCTTACCTAACTTGACACTTACCAGAACCTGGTCCATCTTGTACAAAACCCCTCTATTGCTATGTGTCCatgtttttattcttcttttctctacaaGCATCACTTCTGGAACAGTTGTCTTACAGTCCAATATCTTACAGCCCACGCAGTGATTGGTTTCCTTGTGCTTGATACCTTTGTAACTTTCCAAAGCTCTTTAAGAGCTTCTATACTTTTCAGGAGATTTTGTTCCTCTGGACACTAGAATTGAAGTTTCATTGTCATGGTCAGTACaatgttattatttatataataccaTTActctaattacatgtataatcatttCACCCTTCCTCTCTTCATTAAGAAGGTGGATCCAATTGCTAGGTTATTTTCTGATTTGTTGGACAGTTAAATTACATCGGGAATGAAGGCATCACACTACTAAATAAGACAACAATTAGCCTCTACTATTATGGGTTCAAATTCCCATAAATGAAATTATGCTGGGTCATAACTAGATCTAATTAGGAAGCTAAAATGTTCTAATCTCTCAAACCAtcatttctggggaaaaaatctgcATTTGAAACCTAAGATTTTAGTCAACAGATAACAACTATTGaagatttttgtttatttttttgtatttttaaccaCCTCCCTTCCTCAGAGAGGGGCTCTGGGTAGTATACAATATAATCCATAAAATTAACAATTTTACAGTTTGTGGTTGCTGTCTTTggaaagttttttgtttgttttgttttgttttccccttctacatctgcatttttaaaaactttctcttTGCATGTTTGGACATGTTTAAAGGAAGTGTTTCACAAGCCAACAACAAAACACCCTCAATTCTTCATAGAGAATCCTATGTTTGTATAGAtgtatagtctttttttttctgaaaaagtttttaaaaattttaacaaatatctaccctccttccccctccctccttccccacccccacccccagacttcccagtgcaaaatacagggtataacaaacatctaacaatcataagctaaacatatgctaactatccataaactctcatcctcccttaggaccttaactctccttttacacgcaaagaaata encodes the following:
- the SMAD9 gene encoding mothers against decapentaplegic homolog 9 isoform X2; the encoded protein is MHSSTPISSLFSFTSPAVKRLLGWKQGDEEEKWAEKAVDSLVKKLKKKKGAMEELERALSCPGQPSKCVTIPRSLDGRLQVSHRKGLPHVIYCRVWRWPDLQSHHELKPLECCEFPFGSKQKDVCINPYHYRRVETPVLPPVLVPRHSEFNPHLSLLAKFRNTSLHSEPLMPHNATYPDSFQQPPCTPFPASPNMYPQSPSSMSYPDSPGNSSAPGSPYELIADTPPPPYNMRETSRSHNGCPVHAVIESPLVLSLPNGDFRPVCYEEPQHWCSVAYYELNNRVGETFQASSRSILIDGFTDPSNNKNRFCLGLLSNVNRNSTIENTRRHIGKGVHLYYVGGEVYAECVSDSSIFVQSRNCNYQHGFHPATVCKIPSGCSLKIFNNQLFAQLLAQSVNHGFEVVYELTKMCTIRMSFVKGWGAEYHRQDVTSTPCWIEIHLHGPLQWLDKVLTQMGSPHNPISSVS
- the SMAD9 gene encoding mothers against decapentaplegic homolog 9 isoform X1 — protein: MHSSTPISSLFSFTSPAVKRLLGWKQGDEEEKWAEKAVDSLVKKLKKKKGAMEELERALSCPGQPSKCVTIPRSLDGRLQVSHRKGLPHVIYCRVWRWPDLQSHHELKPLECCEFPFGSKQKDVCINPYHYRRVETPVLPPVLVPRHSEFNPHLSLLAKFRNTSLHSEPLMPHNATYPDSFQQPPCTPFPASPNMYPQSPSSMSYPDSPGNSSAPGSPYELIADTPPPPYNMRETSRSHNGCPVHAVIESPLVLSLPNGDFRPVCYEEPQHWCSVAYYELNNRVGETFQASSRSILIDGFTDPSNNKNRFCLGLLSNVNRNSTIENTRRHIGKGVHLYYVGGEVYAECVSDSSIFVQSRNCNYQHGFHPATVCKIPSGCSLKIFNNQLFAQLLAQSVNHGFEVVYELTKMCTIRMSFVKGWGAEYHRQDVTSTPCWIEIHLHGPLQWLDKIHMLPSFIQTPQIHHLQNKYCIPFQ
- the SMAD9 gene encoding mothers against decapentaplegic homolog 9 isoform X3 encodes the protein MHSSTPISSLFSFTSPAVKRLLGWKQGDEEEKWAEKAVDSLVKKLKKKKGAMEELERALSCPGQPSKCVTIPRSLDGRLQVSHRKGLPHVIYCRVWRWPDLQSHHELKPLECCEFPFGSKQKDVCINPYHYRRVETPVLPPVLVPRHSEFNPHLSLLAKFRNTSLHSEPLMPHNATYPDSFQQPPCTPFPASPNMYPQSPSSMSYPDSPGNSSAPGSPYELIADTPPPPYNMRETSRSHNGCPVHAVIESPLVLSLPNGDFRPVCYEEPQHWCSVAYYELNNRVGETFQASSRSILIDGFTDPSNNKNRFCLGLLSNVNRNSTIENTRRHIGKGVHLYYVGGEVYAECVSDSSIFVQSRNCNYQHGFHPATVCKIPSGCSLKIFNNQLFAQLLAQSVNHGFEVVYELTKMCTIRMSFVKGWGAEYHRQDVTSTPCWIEIHLHGPLQWLDKVLMEGSRPIIHE